Proteins encoded by one window of Candidatus Nezhaarchaeota archaeon:
- a CDS encoding CoA-binding protein yields the protein MKMEKLKPLFYPNSVAIVGASDNPISPGYLFVMNLVGGGYEGNVYPVNPRLAGRELLGVKCYARISDIPDEVDFALISVSAYSTINVLKECGAKGVKVAVIFAGGFSESRGDEGRRMEVEMRRIAEETGMIIVGPNCLGVVNPSIGLNTAIGIPVPKEPGKIAFISHSGGLLESFLALSVARGFHVSKAISTGNEAVTTLNDCLEYFIEDPETSVVAMYIEAVRDGRRFLELCSSTIKPLVALKAGRTGSGKMAARSHTAALAGSIDVWNAACKQAGIIQAKTFEELYDLSMALACPLRPKGNRVGIISVSGGFAVVAADACEELGLLVPKLTNDNIDKLRKILPPFASASNPVDLTASAFEDVSLSERVLEAVCSDPNIDVIMVTPPLVLYQIEVAELIVDAIERYQKPIIVAWAMPFGFKAIEFEEVLRLFSKNLVPNYYTPERAAKAIITLASQAEIEKKKLSRYATNKSASR from the coding sequence ATGAAGATGGAGAAGCTAAAGCCGCTCTTCTATCCAAACAGTGTGGCAATAGTAGGTGCATCGGATAACCCGATAAGCCCCGGATACCTATTCGTAATGAATCTCGTGGGGGGTGGCTATGAAGGCAACGTTTACCCAGTTAATCCTAGGCTTGCTGGTAGGGAGCTACTTGGAGTGAAGTGTTACGCTAGAATATCAGACATCCCTGATGAAGTGGATTTCGCCTTAATATCAGTGAGTGCATACTCAACCATCAATGTTCTGAAGGAGTGTGGAGCAAAGGGTGTGAAGGTAGCAGTGATATTTGCAGGCGGCTTCTCTGAGTCTAGGGGTGATGAAGGGAGGAGAATGGAAGTTGAGATGCGCAGAATAGCTGAGGAGACAGGGATGATCATTGTTGGGCCAAACTGTCTCGGTGTAGTGAACCCCTCAATAGGCTTAAACACTGCAATCGGTATACCGGTACCCAAAGAACCAGGTAAAATAGCTTTCATATCTCATAGTGGAGGGCTTCTTGAAAGCTTCTTAGCCTTATCTGTCGCGAGGGGCTTTCATGTGAGCAAGGCAATCAGTACTGGTAATGAGGCCGTAACGACCTTGAACGATTGTCTCGAGTACTTTATTGAGGACCCGGAGACTAGCGTGGTAGCTATGTATATTGAGGCTGTTAGGGATGGTAGGAGGTTCTTGGAGCTCTGTAGCTCAACTATTAAGCCTCTAGTAGCTCTCAAAGCTGGTAGAACAGGATCTGGAAAGATGGCGGCAAGATCTCACACAGCTGCTTTAGCTGGCTCCATAGATGTCTGGAATGCTGCCTGTAAGCAAGCTGGAATAATTCAAGCTAAAACATTTGAGGAGCTCTATGACCTGTCAATGGCCCTGGCTTGCCCACTAAGACCAAAAGGCAATAGAGTTGGCATAATATCGGTTTCTGGCGGTTTCGCAGTTGTAGCAGCAGATGCTTGTGAAGAGCTCGGATTATTGGTCCCCAAACTAACCAACGACAACATAGATAAGCTTAGAAAGATTCTCCCTCCCTTCGCCTCGGCTTCAAACCCAGTGGATTTGACTGCCTCAGCCTTTGAAGATGTGAGTTTAAGCGAGAGGGTTTTAGAGGCAGTGTGCTCCGACCCTAACATAGATGTAATCATGGTGACACCACCTCTCGTTTTATATCAAATTGAAGTGGCAGAGCTAATAGTTGATGCGATTGAGCGCTATCAGAAACCTATAATCGTTGCATGGGCTATGCCGTTTGGCTTCAAGGCAATAGAGTTTGAGGAGGTCTTAAGGCTTTTCAGCAAAAATCTCGTACCAAACTATTACACGCCTGAAAGAGCTGCTAAAGCTATCATCACACTAGCCTCTCAAGCTGAGATAGAGAAGAAAAAACTGTCAAGATACGCCACTAATAAGTCAGCCTCAAGATGA
- a CDS encoding CoA transferase, translating into MSMSRRDELLAKLFAAEGKPSVLEGIKVVELSKSNLAGSMVGAMLRELGAEVVKVEPQGGDPAKDYSPYGVNVKGLGIPYLIENLGKKIVHLDLEQEDDREELRKLLVSCDVIIDALKPGYLDSLKLGYRDISRENQRVIYVAISPYGHFSEKAKEFLNVPDSDLTAQSYNGYPSIIGNPSVRPAPLRAGVWAAWMMAAISAIVGTLLALYERLRSGKGQFVDIATHETLAAIHMYPILVGFLFGRSRPQYGFIDYILYPFGIYKVKDGYITIATPFDTDFRALLKVIKRWDLEPDWRYAIDRVTDDIDRIVELEKELKKELMKYSARELIKKATRRAVLPMFRRLVGRPVVVRSYTLKEAIGEKHWYIRGSLFKVSVNGKELMIPNSPFRMSETPGKVPVERLKDILQ; encoded by the coding sequence ATGAGTATGAGTAGGAGAGACGAACTACTAGCAAAGCTCTTCGCTGCTGAAGGCAAGCCTTCAGTGCTAGAAGGAATTAAGGTAGTAGAGTTATCGAAGTCTAATCTCGCGGGATCAATGGTAGGTGCCATGTTGAGGGAGTTAGGCGCTGAAGTTGTGAAGGTTGAGCCTCAAGGTGGAGATCCTGCTAAGGACTACTCACCGTACGGCGTCAATGTGAAGGGTCTCGGAATACCCTACCTCATTGAGAATTTAGGTAAGAAGATCGTCCATTTAGACCTGGAGCAAGAGGATGATAGGGAGGAGCTAAGGAAACTCCTGGTTTCGTGTGATGTTATAATTGATGCGCTTAAACCTGGATATTTAGACTCACTTAAGTTAGGCTATCGAGACATCTCACGTGAGAACCAGAGAGTCATATACGTTGCAATCTCACCTTACGGGCATTTTTCAGAGAAGGCTAAAGAGTTTCTTAATGTCCCAGACTCTGATTTAACTGCTCAATCCTATAATGGATACCCGTCTATCATAGGAAATCCTAGCGTAAGACCAGCTCCATTACGTGCAGGTGTTTGGGCTGCATGGATGATGGCAGCTATCTCCGCGATTGTGGGGACACTATTAGCTCTATATGAAAGGTTAAGGAGTGGTAAGGGGCAGTTCGTAGACATCGCCACTCACGAAACGCTAGCAGCAATACACATGTACCCAATTTTAGTAGGCTTTCTATTTGGCAGGTCTAGACCTCAGTACGGCTTCATAGACTACATTCTCTACCCCTTTGGCATCTATAAGGTTAAGGATGGTTACATAACCATAGCTACGCCATTCGACACTGATTTCAGAGCCCTCCTGAAAGTTATTAAGAGGTGGGATTTAGAGCCCGACTGGAGGTACGCTATCGATAGAGTGACGGACGACATTGATCGAATAGTTGAGCTTGAAAAGGAGCTAAAAAAGGAGCTAATGAAGTACTCTGCTCGTGAGCTAATTAAAAAGGCTACAAGGCGCGCAGTGCTACCGATGTTTAGGAGGCTTGTGGGCAGGCCAGTTGTAGTTAGATCCTACACACTCAAAGAAGCTATTGGTGAGAAGCATTGGTACATTAGGGGCTCATTATTTAAGGTAAGTGTAAATGGCAAAGAACTAATGATTCCGAACTCACCCTTCAGGATGTCAGAGACGCCTGGTAAGGTACCGGTTGAAAGGCTTAAAGACATACTTCAATGA